CTACATCAAAGGATTTTATCTTAGTTTTAAATAATCTTCAACCGGGAGTTCTATATCCTTTAAATTCTTCTTAATCAATCCTCTTGGAAAATCGTCCCCTGAATGTAGCGGAATAGTCGTTGTTCTACCATATTCATGTCTCCAAACGGTGTGACTACCTTTCCGGTGAACCATCACAAATCCCCATTTTGCGACAATCTTACACATATCTTCGCCAGAAATTAGCGGTAATTTCATAGGTGTCTCTGTAAAATTAGAACTTAATAAAGGGCGTTTACGTGCTGTTATATCCGGCAACGAGCGCCAACTTAATCCCATCTACACTTCTAGCTCTATCTCTTGGATACCTGCGAATCTAGTGTAACGTTTCTTATTTATCATACCACTAAACATACGCCATTAACCCACCTGGAATCTCGTCCATTTTATATTCCCATTTGAAAACCACAGGCATTTGATTTATCTCATCGACATATTTGAGAATACGCTCCTTGAGTTCTGCTTTTGACGAAACTCGTATGCCCCTGAGGAAACTTCTTGTCATTTTGCTGAAGAAGCACTCAATAATGTTGAGCCATGAGGCGTGCTTTGGCGTGAATACAAAAGAGAAGCGATTTGGTACCGTTAATAGATAGTCTCGAGTCTCTTTAGAGGTATGCGCTGAATGGTTATCGAGCGTTATCACGAGTTTGATCTCGGGTGGAAATACGCTATCCAAATATTTAAGATATTCGATGAATTCCGTACTGCGGTGTCTGTCAAAGACTTTGACATAAATCTTCCCCGTGAGCAAATCAATGCTCGCCAACAGAGAGAGCGTTCCATAACTTTTATACTCATAATCTCTGCTTATACCTGGATACATTCCGGGTATCGGCGCTAAATCAGGGGCAACGTTTCCTATTGCCTGTATTCCTGGCTTTTCATCATAGGAAATATACGCTGTAAGCATCTCTTCTCCATTATTTGCTTTATCGCGCAGAATTTCTACCTGTTTATAGGTGTGGAGAATCGCCGCGCTCTTGATTTTAAACTCAGGATCACGACGTTCAATATATCCAGAGATCTTATGGGGTTTGATATTGCTTTTACTCAATATCTTTGAGACTGTCCCTCCAGAAAGTCGGTATAACTCTGGAAAGCCTTGCTCGAAACAATTCTCTCGTATATGCCTCGTCAAAGCCCGATTTGTCCAGAGTTCGGAAGCATAGCCATAATCTTTTGGTTTTGAGCACGCTAAGGAGATTATCCATGCCCGTGCCTCGGATGAAATACGCCTAGGTCTCCCCTTCCGGTGAAGGTCCTCAAATGCTACGTTGACACCAAATGCGAGTGCTTTATCAATCGTCCGCTCTACCTTCTTGCGGTTCGTGCCAAGACTCCGCGCAATGGCCGCGATT
The sequence above is drawn from the Methanomicrobia archaeon genome and encodes:
- a CDS encoding addiction module toxin, HicA family, with the protein product MGLSWRSLPDITARKRPLLSSNFTETPMKLPLISGEDMCKIVAKWGFVMVHRKGSHTVWRHEYGRTTTIPLHSGDDFPRGLIKKNLKDIELPVEDYLKLR
- a CDS encoding IS630 family transposase, whose amino-acid sequence is MPFVSKKPKLKVSDEELEILRSASQSRTMPLRTVERAKMMLGYHKGDTIAAIARSLGTNRKKVERTIDKALAFGVNVAFEDLHRKGRPRRISSEARAWIISLACSKPKDYGYASELWTNRALTRHIRENCFEQGFPELYRLSGGTVSKILSKSNIKPHKISGYIERRDPEFKIKSAAILHTYKQVEILRDKANNGEEMLTAYISYDEKPGIQAIGNVAPDLAPIPGMYPGISRDYEYKSYGTLSLLASIDLLTGKIYVKVFDRHRSTEFIEYLKYLDSVFPPEIKLVITLDNHSAHTSKETRDYLLTVPNRFSFVFTPKHASWLNIIECFFSKMTRSFLRGIRVSSKAELKERILKYVDEINQMPVVFKWEYKMDEIPGGLMAYV